The Streptomyces sp. NBC_00224 genome contains the following window.
CCGATCAGGACTGAACCCCTCACCACAGGAGATCGCGATGGACCGCAAGCCACGCTTCATCGACATCCACGTCGTCCAACCCGTGCCCTACGCCAACCTGAACCGGGACGACACCAACTCGGTGAAAACCATGCTCTACGGCGACGCCCTGCGTACCCGCATCTCCAGCCAGTCCTGGAAGCGGGCCATCCGCGAGCACTTCCAGGACACGCTCGGCGACAACGCGCTGCGCACACGCCGCATCGGCGAGCGGGTCGCCGAAGTGCTTTGCAGCCGTGGATGGGAGAAGGCCCTTGCCGAACGTGCGGGTGCGCATGTTGCGGCGGGAAGCAGCATCAAGTGGGAGGTGGCCAAGGGGAAAGACAAGCAGCCCATCACGAACAAGGTCCTGACCAACGCGCTTGTCTACCTCGCCGAGAGCGCTGTCGAGGAACTTGCTGACATCGCCGAAGCCCACAAGGACACGCTCACCACGGACTTCACCGGGAGGGGTAAGACCAAGCCCGAGAGCGCTCTGAAAGGAAAGATCGACAAGGTCCTGACCAATAGGAACGGCGTCATCAACCTCTTCGGGCGCATGCTCGCCGAGGTCGACCGGGCCGATGTCGACGGTGCCGTCCAGGTCGCGCATGCCTTCACCACGCACACCACCGAGATCGAACTCGACTACTTCGCGGCCGTTGACGACGTCACCGCGATGAGGGGCGACGAAACCGGCAGCGGTCACATGGGCACCGCCGAGTTCAGCACCGGCACCTTCTACCGGTTCGCCACCGTTGATCTCCAGGAACTCATCAAGAACCTGAGCGACGACAAAGACATGGTCCTGGAGGCGGCCCGCGAGCTCGCCGGCCAGTTCCTGCTCTCCTTCATCGAATCGCTACCGCAGGCGAAGAAGAACTCTACGGCCCCGCACACGCTCCCTCACCTGGTCCACGTGGCCGTCCGCTCCGACCGGCCCCTGTCGTTCGCCGCAGCCTTCGAAGAGCCCGTACGGTCTGCCGAACACGGCGGCTACGTCGGGCGCTCCGTGCAAAGCGTCGATGCCTACTCCAAGGCTGCCAACACACTCCTCG
Protein-coding sequences here:
- the cas7e gene encoding type I-E CRISPR-associated protein Cas7/Cse4/CasC, whose translation is MDRKPRFIDIHVVQPVPYANLNRDDTNSVKTMLYGDALRTRISSQSWKRAIREHFQDTLGDNALRTRRIGERVAEVLCSRGWEKALAERAGAHVAAGSSIKWEVAKGKDKQPITNKVLTNALVYLAESAVEELADIAEAHKDTLTTDFTGRGKTKPESALKGKIDKVLTNRNGVINLFGRMLAEVDRADVDGAVQVAHAFTTHTTEIELDYFAAVDDVTAMRGDETGSGHMGTAEFSTGTFYRFATVDLQELIKNLSDDKDMVLEAARELAGQFLLSFIESLPQAKKNSTAPHTLPHLVHVAVRSDRPLSFAAAFEEPVRSAEHGGYVGRSVQSVDAYSKAANTLLGPERVLHAAHASLHFDKLEHLGERHASFEALVTTSIGIALAEAPQ